The Methanoplanus sp. FWC-SCC4 genome has a window encoding:
- a CDS encoding chloride channel protein, producing MLPIMENASSFKKIMLIGITVGIISGVGALLFFWGLKYGTLFVMETFFEYYLPLEGQTISEISGWTPPPVIWLILPIICTGAFLSGLLVYRFAPEAEGHGTDAAIKAFHGEGRIRWRVPVIKAVASILTISTGGSAGREGPTAQISAGFGSIAADALHLSPKERRIALATGIGAGIGTIFKAPLGGAILAAEILYTRDVESEAILPAFLASIIGYSIFGYFEGYDAIFGTAKIIWNIHQIPLFITLGIICAFIGLLYISCFYGTRKAFSDFFEKHNLPRYLKPVTGAFFIGIFVITLSYISPETMITGLASLGTGYGFIQLAIYNLLPLSVLLFLPFTKILTTSFTIGSGGSGGVFAPGLAIGGATGGAFGMILYYLIPEIVPLSSVPAFVIVGMIALFGGIANAPIAVMIMVIEMTGDFSLLVPAMGAVAVSNVLTGENTIFREQLKTKAQSSAHRGEYNSEILEEISAKSAMRTSAELILLSPDDYQSCIIEIIDETRHTGFPVVKDGKLVGIVTHRDIFRDNDTLKVSEIMKKKLFTLNPESTLDIALSIMIEKEIHHLPVVDKADNTRLVGFITSTDIMKAYTQKMKELTK from the coding sequence TTTCTGAAATTTCAGGCTGGACGCCGCCTCCTGTCATATGGCTTATATTGCCGATAATATGTACCGGTGCTTTTTTATCGGGTTTACTGGTTTACAGGTTTGCACCTGAGGCTGAAGGCCATGGTACTGATGCGGCAATAAAAGCGTTTCACGGGGAAGGCCGGATAAGATGGAGAGTACCTGTAATTAAAGCAGTTGCCTCTATTCTCACAATCTCAACAGGAGGAAGTGCCGGAAGAGAGGGGCCGACAGCACAGATATCTGCAGGTTTTGGTTCAATTGCCGCCGATGCATTACATCTATCTCCAAAAGAGAGAAGAATTGCACTTGCAACCGGTATAGGAGCAGGTATCGGTACAATTTTTAAGGCGCCTCTTGGAGGGGCAATTCTTGCCGCAGAAATATTATATACGCGGGATGTGGAATCAGAAGCAATATTGCCTGCATTTCTTGCTTCAATTATCGGTTACTCAATCTTTGGTTATTTTGAAGGATATGATGCAATTTTCGGCACGGCTAAAATAATATGGAATATCCACCAGATCCCCCTGTTTATTACTCTTGGTATAATCTGTGCGTTTATCGGACTTTTGTATATCAGCTGTTTTTACGGTACAAGAAAAGCATTTTCAGACTTTTTTGAGAAACATAATCTCCCCAGGTACTTAAAGCCGGTAACAGGTGCATTTTTTATTGGCATTTTTGTAATAACCCTTTCTTACATCTCTCCGGAGACGATGATTACAGGTCTTGCAAGTCTTGGAACCGGTTACGGTTTTATTCAGCTTGCAATTTATAATCTGCTCCCGCTTTCAGTACTTTTATTTTTGCCGTTTACGAAAATACTCACTACTTCCTTTACAATCGGATCAGGAGGAAGCGGGGGTGTCTTTGCACCTGGTCTTGCCATTGGTGGTGCAACCGGCGGAGCTTTCGGAATGATATTGTATTATCTTATTCCTGAAATTGTACCTTTGTCTTCAGTGCCGGCCTTTGTAATTGTCGGTATGATTGCCCTTTTTGGCGGAATTGCAAATGCCCCTATTGCTGTTATGATTATGGTTATTGAAATGACCGGGGATTTTTCACTGTTGGTCCCGGCAATGGGTGCGGTTGCAGTTTCAAATGTTCTGACCGGAGAAAATACAATATTCAGGGAGCAGTTAAAAACCAAGGCACAGTCATCTGCACACAGGGGTGAATATAATAGTGAAATATTAGAAGAAATATCTGCAAAAAGTGCAATGAGAACTTCTGCTGAACTGATCCTTTTAAGTCCGGATGATTATCAGTCCTGTATAATTGAGATTATTGATGAAACCCGTCATACCGGTTTTCCTGTAGTGAAAGACGGGAAGCTTGTCGGAATAGTAACCCACCGTGACATATTCAGGGATAATGATACATTAAAAGTTTCAGAGATTATGAAAAAGAAATTATTCACACTTAATCCTGAATCAACACTTGATATTGCACTCTCTATTATGATTGAAAAAGAAATCCATCACCTTCCTGTTGTGGATAAAGCCGATAATACAAGATTAGTCGGATTTATTACATCCACAGATATAATGAAAGCATATACACAGAAAATGAAGGAATTAACTAAATAA
- a CDS encoding pyridoxamine 5'-phosphate oxidase family protein, giving the protein MDIVKIPKMEKKEYDRLIEEGYICRIAFRGKKYPYLAPFLYVFDGKFLYFLSTKYGRKNDLYKLNPHVSVEVEKYSKDLSCYTFITMQGYIVQEEDAITKKQVRQKFVEMIKEKNLSQNILAALGHDPSEEVEAIVTEERSNIWKLTGVTDIVALKNL; this is encoded by the coding sequence ATGGATATTGTTAAGATTCCAAAGATGGAAAAAAAAGAATACGACAGACTGATAGAAGAAGGATATATCTGCAGGATAGCATTCCGTGGGAAAAAGTATCCCTATCTCGCTCCTTTTTTGTATGTATTTGATGGAAAATTTTTATATTTCCTTTCAACCAAATACGGGCGTAAAAATGATCTATACAAATTAAATCCACACGTATCTGTTGAAGTTGAAAAATATTCAAAGGATTTGTCCTGTTACACATTTATAACGATGCAGGGATACATAGTCCAGGAAGAGGATGCAATAACAAAAAAACAGGTAAGACAAAAATTTGTTGAGATGATTAAGGAAAAAAATCTCTCGCAAAACATTCTTGCAGCATTAGGTCATGATCCTTCTGAGGAAGTTGAAGCCATTGTGACAGAAGAAAGGTCAAATATCTGGAAACTTACCGGTGTTACAGATATTGTGGCTTTAAAAAATTTATAA
- a CDS encoding thioredoxin family protein produces MSANIPELNDSNWETFVEKNKKPVFIMFYSETCPHCRTMMPYFEQYAEEYGERVVFGLLNTDNSVWIREKYGVFSTPTFKYFCGGKPVGDIVGAVYPALLKRMIEDMIKNGSVCALKSTEIDYEITGYA; encoded by the coding sequence ATGAGCGCAAATATTCCTGAACTAAATGACTCAAACTGGGAAACATTTGTTGAAAAAAACAAAAAACCTGTTTTCATAATGTTTTATAGTGAGACATGTCCTCACTGCAGAACAATGATGCCTTATTTTGAGCAATATGCAGAAGAATATGGTGAAAGGGTTGTTTTCGGCCTTTTAAATACTGACAACAGCGTCTGGATCCGGGAAAAATACGGTGTTTTTTCAACCCCTACCTTCAAATATTTCTGCGGTGGCAAACCTGTCGGTGATATTGTAGGTGCCGTATATCCTGCCTTGCTTAAAAGAATGATTGAGGATATGATAAAAAATGGAAGTGTCTGTGCATTAAAGTCAACTGAAATTGATTATGAGATTACCGGTTATGCCTGA
- a CDS encoding ribonuclease III domain-containing protein encodes MEKKIGYNFKNREYLIRALTRHSYSKERDLPENDYMDAYATLGDAVIDVIVIKFIIDSGEHEKGSITLKKTNMVNMSSLRKLGEKLDIHENVLWGKGERQQEIWTSGRVLAECMEAIAGAVFLDGGLEVVFEMLKKIDFVD; translated from the coding sequence GTGGAAAAAAAAATTGGGTATAACTTTAAAAACAGAGAATATCTTATCCGAGCATTAACCCGCCATTCATACTCTAAAGAAAGAGATCTCCCTGAAAATGACTATATGGATGCATATGCAACACTTGGTGATGCAGTAATTGACGTCATAGTAATCAAATTTATTATTGACTCAGGAGAACATGAAAAAGGAAGTATAACCCTGAAAAAAACAAATATGGTAAATATGAGCAGTTTAAGGAAACTGGGGGAGAAACTGGATATTCATGAGAATGTTTTATGGGGCAAAGGTGAAAGGCAGCAGGAGATCTGGACTTCGGGAAGGGTTCTTGCAGAATGCATGGAAGCGATTGCAGGTGCTGTTTTTCTTGACGGCGGACTTGAAGTTGTCTTTGAAATGTTAAAAAAGATAGACTTTGTTGATTAA
- the phoU gene encoding phosphate signaling complex protein PhoU produces the protein MHDKFHEELDSLKKEVIEMGNFSIEMLSDSLKALKSMDKELAEDVYLRKEKLSDYYTQIEEETLRILALYQPVAADIRTITCISQMNVSFYRVGRNGKKVAKLVKSLEFSKHLEIINSLCRMGKCVISMLNDALDGFKSEKTDKLQNLSYLDDDVDNLQKSIFRESISYMMEDKKNISGCIEYVMVSSHLERVGDHACLMAEKIYFMVEGKRIEIK, from the coding sequence ATGCATGACAAATTTCACGAAGAACTTGATTCTTTAAAAAAAGAAGTAATTGAAATGGGAAATTTTTCAATTGAAATGCTCTCTGATTCCCTGAAAGCATTAAAATCAATGGATAAAGAACTCGCTGAAGATGTATATTTAAGAAAAGAAAAACTCTCTGATTATTATACACAAATAGAAGAAGAGACACTCAGGATACTCGCATTGTATCAGCCGGTTGCAGCAGATATCAGGACCATTACCTGTATAAGTCAGATGAATGTTTCATTTTATAGAGTGGGAAGAAACGGGAAAAAGGTAGCAAAACTGGTAAAATCACTCGAATTTTCAAAGCATCTTGAGATTATAAATTCCCTCTGTCGCATGGGCAAATGTGTAATTTCAATGTTAAATGATGCATTGGACGGCTTTAAATCAGAAAAAACAGATAAATTACAGAATCTTTCATATCTTGATGATGATGTGGACAACCTTCAGAAATCGATATTTCGTGAAAGCATAAGCTACATGATGGAAGATAAAAAAAATATTTCAGGCTGTATCGAGTACGTTATGGTCTCAAGCCATCTTGAGAGAGTAGGGGATCACGCCTGTCTTATGGCAGAAAAAATATATTTCATGGTTGAGGGGAAAAGAATAGAAATCAAATAA
- the pstB gene encoding phosphate ABC transporter ATP-binding protein PstB — MKNENIILNTKDLNLHYGDKSALKDIGISIEKNKVTALIGPSGCGKSTLLRCFNRMNDLVDNCKIKGEILYHEKNLYAPGVDVVNLRKLIGMVFQHPNPFPKSIYENVAYGPRVHGIKDEKKLDEIVEKSLKQAALWDEVSNRLDDPATGLSGGQQQRLCIARTLAVEPEVILMDEPCSALDPIATAKIESLIEELKKDYTVIIVTHSMQQASRISDYTGFMYMGELIEFGETEKIFSSPDNKLTNNYITGRFG; from the coding sequence ATGAAAAATGAAAATATTATACTAAATACAAAGGATCTTAATCTCCATTATGGAGATAAATCCGCTCTGAAAGATATAGGCATCTCAATTGAAAAAAATAAAGTAACAGCACTTATAGGTCCATCGGGATGCGGAAAGTCCACACTTCTAAGATGCTTTAACCGTATGAATGATCTTGTTGATAACTGCAAAATAAAAGGAGAAATCCTGTATCATGAAAAAAATCTGTATGCACCCGGTGTTGACGTTGTAAACCTGAGAAAGTTAATTGGAATGGTTTTTCAGCATCCAAATCCTTTCCCAAAATCAATATATGAAAATGTTGCATACGGGCCGAGAGTTCACGGGATTAAAGACGAAAAAAAACTGGATGAGATTGTTGAAAAAAGTCTGAAACAGGCGGCATTATGGGATGAAGTCAGCAACCGGCTCGACGATCCTGCAACAGGCCTCTCCGGAGGACAACAGCAAAGACTCTGTATTGCAAGAACGCTTGCAGTAGAACCTGAAGTAATTCTTATGGATGAACCCTGTTCAGCTCTTGATCCGATAGCGACTGCAAAAATCGAATCTCTCATAGAAGAGCTGAAAAAAGATTATACTGTCATAATAGTTACGCACAGCATGCAGCAGGCATCAAGAATAAGCGATTATACAGGATTTATGTATATGGGTGAACTGATTGAATTCGGGGAGACTGAAAAGATATTTTCATCGCCTGACAACAAACTGACGAACAACTATATTACAGGAAGATTCGGATAA
- the pstA gene encoding phosphate ABC transporter permease PstA codes for MTLSSESAFKGDLGSRNKLKHYGEKIPGALLFLTTIFAAFSVFFILLFLLKDAVSLFENVSLPEFLFGNVWNPSGANPSYGTMPLWTGTILVTLGAMLIATPLGIASAVYISEIASPKTRAVVKPAIELLAGIPSVVYGFFGLIVLTNYLRIAFDIPSGECWLAGSILLGIMALPTIISVSEDAISSVPMSYKQGSLGLGATHLQTIVKVLIPAASSGITAALILGMGRAIGETMAVLMVTGNAAIIPEPLLNVLSPVRTLTGTLGIEMGEVAIGSLHYHALFGVACLLLFITLFINLSAGHIIKNLNKNSGLKIKKFFKHSSFSGNKRLLLNLTILAVVLIVISVLLNIAAAISIGGIYLLYALLNAKFSRNTKQKIAFSLIYASVAIVLLVLALILYDIISNGLPAISWEFLTQSPKNLGREGGIFPAIIGTAYLVAGAVLFSLPIGIGSAVYMNEYTKQNRITSIIRTGIDLLNGTPSIVFGLFGFAFLVLYLDFGISLIVGQITLGLMILPTIIRTTEESLKSVPDSLRHGSLALGATKWQTIRKVILPCAVPGIITGTILSIGRAAGETAPIMFTAVVFSTRFLPSSPFEPVMALPYHLFILSTNVPGAESNQYGTALVLITLVILIYSAAILIRNSFQKKIQW; via the coding sequence ATGACTCTTTCATCAGAATCTGCATTCAAAGGAGATTTGGGCAGCAGAAATAAATTAAAGCATTATGGCGAAAAAATACCAGGGGCTTTATTGTTTTTAACAACAATATTTGCAGCATTTTCGGTATTTTTCATATTGCTGTTTCTCTTAAAAGATGCGGTTTCCCTGTTTGAAAACGTAAGTCTTCCTGAATTTCTCTTTGGAAATGTCTGGAATCCATCGGGAGCAAATCCCTCATATGGGACGATGCCTCTCTGGACAGGTACAATTCTTGTAACTTTGGGCGCTATGCTTATTGCAACACCTCTTGGAATTGCAAGTGCAGTATATATATCAGAGATTGCATCACCGAAAACGAGAGCCGTTGTAAAGCCTGCAATAGAACTTCTTGCAGGGATACCTTCAGTAGTATACGGATTTTTCGGATTAATTGTGCTTACAAATTATCTGAGAATAGCCTTTGATATTCCTTCAGGGGAATGCTGGCTTGCCGGTTCGATTCTTCTAGGCATTATGGCATTACCTACCATTATCAGTGTCTCTGAAGATGCAATAAGTTCTGTTCCAATGTCATACAAACAAGGTTCACTTGGTCTTGGTGCAACACATCTGCAAACAATAGTAAAAGTTTTGATTCCTGCCGCATCCTCAGGAATAACAGCAGCATTAATTCTCGGAATGGGAAGAGCAATAGGTGAAACCATGGCGGTTTTAATGGTTACCGGAAATGCCGCAATAATACCCGAACCCCTTTTAAATGTATTGTCTCCGGTCAGGACTCTTACAGGAACTCTTGGAATTGAAATGGGGGAAGTTGCCATAGGAAGTCTTCATTATCATGCATTATTCGGGGTAGCATGTCTTTTACTTTTTATTACATTGTTCATTAACCTCTCAGCAGGACATATAATAAAAAATCTCAATAAAAATTCCGGGTTGAAGATAAAAAAATTCTTTAAACATTCATCTTTTAGCGGTAATAAAAGACTCCTTCTGAATCTGACAATTCTGGCAGTTGTTTTGATTGTGATATCAGTTCTGCTAAATATTGCAGCGGCGATTTCAATAGGCGGGATATACCTGTTATATGCACTTCTAAATGCAAAATTCAGCAGAAATACAAAGCAAAAAATTGCCTTTTCACTAATATATGCATCCGTTGCAATTGTCCTCTTAGTGCTTGCATTGATACTCTATGACATAATATCAAACGGACTTCCCGCAATATCGTGGGAATTTTTAACACAGTCACCTAAAAATCTGGGAAGAGAAGGAGGCATATTCCCTGCAATTATCGGAACGGCCTACCTTGTTGCAGGAGCAGTTCTTTTCTCTCTCCCAATTGGTATCGGCTCGGCAGTTTACATGAACGAGTACACAAAACAAAACAGGATTACTTCGATAATCAGAACAGGAATTGATCTGCTAAACGGAACGCCCTCAATAGTATTCGGCCTTTTTGGTTTTGCGTTTCTGGTTTTATATCTGGATTTTGGAATCAGCCTTATTGTAGGACAAATAACACTTGGACTGATGATCCTGCCAACGATTATCAGGACAACCGAAGAGTCCCTCAAAAGTGTACCTGATTCATTAAGACATGGAAGTCTTGCCCTGGGGGCAACAAAATGGCAGACCATAAGAAAAGTAATTCTTCCATGTGCAGTTCCGGGAATAATAACCGGAACGATACTTTCAATAGGAAGAGCGGCAGGAGAGACTGCACCGATAATGTTTACAGCGGTTGTATTTTCAACAAGGTTTTTGCCTTCATCGCCATTTGAACCTGTAATGGCACTTCCTTATCATCTCTTCATCCTCTCAACAAATGTGCCGGGAGCAGAATCAAACCAGTACGGCACAGCACTTGTACTGATAACTCTTGTAATATTGATCTATTCAGCAGCGATTTTAATTAGAAACAGTTTCCAGAAAAAAATACAGTGGTGA
- a CDS encoding phosphate ABC transporter substrate-binding protein, with protein sequence MKVSKKNALFLLSFVAVVIMAVLVSGCTGDDKSGADNGKIETLTITGSTTVLPIGQAVAEKFMDQYSNTDLQVSGGGSSVGIQSAGEGTVDIGMASRDLKSSETEKYPELIQHVVALDGIAVIVHKENLVDDITSENLVKVYKGEISNWKELGGDDMEIVVVGRDSSSGTREFFYEKVMEKQDFVKTQLEKNSNGAVKQTVSQTPGAIGYVSMGYLGEDVNGLGILENGEVILPNIENVVDGKYPIARTLNMITRGEPEGLAKEYLEFLKSPEGQSVVEKEGYIPIA encoded by the coding sequence ATGAAAGTATCAAAAAAAAATGCTCTATTTCTACTTTCTTTTGTAGCTGTTGTAATTATGGCTGTATTAGTCAGTGGATGTACAGGTGATGACAAATCAGGTGCAGATAATGGAAAAATTGAAACACTTACAATAACGGGTTCAACAACCGTCCTTCCGATAGGACAGGCAGTAGCTGAAAAATTCATGGACCAGTATTCCAATACGGATCTCCAGGTTTCAGGAGGAGGATCAAGTGTCGGCATACAATCAGCAGGTGAAGGAACTGTTGATATAGGAATGGCATCACGCGATTTAAAATCATCAGAAACTGAAAAATATCCGGAACTTATTCAGCACGTTGTTGCCCTTGATGGTATTGCGGTTATTGTGCATAAAGAAAATTTGGTAGATGATATTACATCTGAAAATCTGGTGAAAGTTTACAAAGGTGAAATTTCAAACTGGAAAGAACTCGGCGGTGATGACATGGAAATTGTTGTTGTTGGTCGTGACAGTTCTTCAGGTACAAGAGAGTTTTTCTATGAAAAGGTAATGGAAAAACAGGACTTTGTAAAGACCCAGCTTGAAAAGAATTCAAACGGTGCTGTAAAACAGACTGTTTCCCAGACACCAGGTGCAATCGGCTATGTCAGCATGGGATACCTTGGTGAAGATGTAAATGGTCTGGGCATTCTCGAAAACGGAGAGGTTATTCTTCCAAACATTGAAAATGTGGTCGATGGAAAATACCCGATTGCAAGAACTCTTAACATGATTACCAGAGGAGAACCGGAAGGTCTTGCAAAAGAATATCTGGAATTTTTAAAAAGTCCTGAAGGGCAGTCGGTTGTTGAAAAAGAAGGATACATTCCCATAGCCTGA
- a CDS encoding phosphate uptake regulator PhoU, with the protein MDIRKVQMSGGSSYIVSLPKEWVKKSNIHKNDPVGLIVQEDGNLMITPNTSGFQVQKIWEFEVNASTDQNYFLRCMIGAYISGYTSMKIWAHGRLPAFVTERVREFTNMAIGQEVVEESDKTIIIKDLLNPSEMPILNTLNRMSVIVAKMHRDALIALKENDLNLSKNVIARDSDVDRLHWLIGRQSHLIINDLNLSRRMKVSPDMAASYFLISRIIERVGDHATRIAGNVEKIAGKNIPEEIYEKIESVSSESLKVFQMSTDSFFQNDIEKGNSVIELAFDIEEKCREINKEAINYDAVLAIPIVNISDSIRRVFDYSTDICENLINEIVGKTPKM; encoded by the coding sequence ATGGATATCAGAAAAGTTCAGATGAGCGGAGGATCTTCTTATATTGTATCTCTTCCTAAGGAATGGGTCAAAAAAAGTAATATCCATAAAAATGATCCTGTCGGGCTTATTGTACAGGAAGACGGGAACCTTATGATCACTCCCAATACAAGCGGTTTTCAGGTACAAAAAATCTGGGAATTTGAAGTTAATGCATCAACTGATCAGAATTATTTTCTTAGGTGTATGATTGGAGCATATATTTCAGGATACACTTCAATGAAAATATGGGCACATGGCAGACTTCCTGCCTTTGTTACTGAAAGAGTAAGAGAATTTACCAATATGGCAATCGGCCAGGAAGTGGTTGAGGAGTCTGATAAAACAATCATTATAAAAGATCTCTTAAACCCTTCAGAGATGCCTATCCTGAATACTCTCAACAGAATGTCTGTAATTGTTGCAAAAATGCACAGGGATGCACTTATTGCGCTAAAAGAGAATGACTTAAATCTTTCTAAAAACGTAATTGCAAGAGATAGTGATGTTGACAGACTGCACTGGCTTATTGGAAGACAGTCTCATCTGATTATAAATGACCTGAATCTTTCAAGAAGAATGAAAGTATCTCCTGATATGGCAGCCAGTTATTTTTTAATCAGCAGAATTATTGAACGTGTGGGTGATCATGCAACAAGAATAGCAGGCAATGTCGAAAAAATTGCAGGGAAAAATATTCCTGAAGAAATTTATGAAAAAATTGAATCCGTAAGCAGTGAATCGCTAAAGGTGTTTCAGATGAGTACAGATTCATTTTTCCAAAATGACATTGAAAAAGGCAACAGTGTAATCGAACTTGCTTTTGATATAGAGGAAAAGTGCAGGGAAATAAATAAAGAAGCAATAAATTATGACGCTGTTCTCGCAATACCGATTGTAAATATTTCAGACAGTATCAGAAGAGTATTTGATTACTCTACTGACATCTGTGAAAATCTTATAAATGAAATTGTCGGAAAAACTCCAAAGATGTAA
- a CDS encoding PAS domain S-box protein gives MGNINFPFFKGDKKEEKQYLIVGLIALSTIGAFIISYFALINGISGIYPHFFYVPVILSSYFFLRKGLLFSLVISLGYFLETLIFFPYDYFIIFGAGVRSIVLLSVSSIIVFLVDKQRETEKDLKISQFAVDNSPDEIFYLDKSGNFCYVNETFCSNLGYSKDELIRSNISNFIPGFCPVKWNEFYSLVKKDGIKTFETYQTDSGGKKYPVEVKVFSRDYDNQELLYFFSRNILERKLFEESLQKSEREITLILNSISEGLIFLDTDFRVIGVNRAIENLFEKKKEEIIGKKCHEIFYGRNEFCEKCIAQMSLSDKNFQCGDFESPIGRIFRINSNPVFDEEGEFSGIVESVLDITDKKSYEKALKNSNKKLNLLSSITRHDILNQVTAIKLAGDLIAYDDKIPPESETAEYIQMILESVEVINKQISFTKDYEELGIELADWQDVSAIIKNNYANKIFESFNLKCDIPDFEVFADPMFKKVIFNMFDNSLRHGVNVTSVKFSFIENEDNGVLVYEDNGQGVLDDKKSMIFEKGFGSNTGLGLYLSKEILGITDISITENGVYGKGVRFEIIIPSKYWRMKNQEH, from the coding sequence ATGGGAAATATCAACTTTCCTTTTTTTAAGGGGGATAAAAAGGAAGAAAAACAATACCTGATTGTCGGACTTATTGCACTGTCCACAATTGGGGCATTTATAATTTCATATTTTGCACTAATTAATGGTATATCCGGCATATACCCTCATTTTTTTTATGTACCGGTTATTTTATCGTCATATTTTTTCCTGAGAAAAGGACTTTTATTTTCTTTGGTTATTTCTTTGGGATACTTTCTTGAAACTCTGATATTTTTCCCGTATGATTACTTCATAATTTTCGGGGCAGGTGTGAGATCAATTGTTCTGTTATCAGTATCTTCAATTATTGTTTTCCTGGTGGACAAACAAAGAGAAACTGAAAAGGATCTTAAAATTAGCCAGTTTGCAGTCGACAATTCTCCTGATGAGATTTTTTATCTGGATAAATCCGGTAATTTCTGTTACGTAAATGAAACTTTTTGTTCAAATCTTGGATATTCAAAAGATGAACTAATTAGAAGTAATATTTCTAATTTCATTCCCGGGTTTTGTCCGGTTAAATGGAATGAATTTTACTCTCTTGTTAAAAAGGACGGCATTAAAACCTTTGAAACATATCAGACAGATTCCGGAGGGAAAAAGTATCCTGTTGAAGTCAAGGTTTTTTCAAGGGATTATGACAATCAGGAACTTCTATATTTCTTCTCAAGAAATATACTTGAGAGGAAACTTTTTGAGGAATCTCTTCAAAAATCAGAAAGAGAAATTACTCTTATTCTTAACAGCATAAGCGAAGGATTAATTTTTCTGGACACTGACTTCAGGGTAATCGGGGTAAACCGTGCAATAGAAAATTTATTTGAAAAGAAAAAAGAAGAAATCATTGGAAAAAAATGTCATGAAATATTTTATGGCAGAAATGAATTCTGTGAAAAATGTATTGCACAAATGTCACTTTCAGATAAGAATTTTCAGTGTGGTGATTTTGAATCTCCTATTGGACGTATTTTCAGAATAAATTCAAATCCGGTTTTTGATGAAGAGGGTGAATTTTCAGGAATCGTTGAATCGGTTCTTGATATTACTGATAAAAAAAGTTATGAAAAGGCTCTTAAAAATTCAAACAAAAAACTAAACCTTTTATCTTCAATAACCAGACATGACATTTTAAACCAGGTCACTGCCATAAAACTTGCCGGGGATCTTATCGCTTATGATGATAAAATACCCCCCGAATCTGAAACCGCAGAATATATTCAGATGATCCTTGAATCAGTTGAAGTCATTAACAAACAAATTAGTTTTACAAAGGATTACGAAGAACTTGGAATAGAGCTTGCAGACTGGCAGGACGTTTCTGCGATTATAAAAAATAATTATGCGAATAAAATTTTTGAATCTTTTAATCTAAAGTGTGACATCCCGGATTTTGAAGTCTTCGCTGATCCCATGTTTAAAAAAGTTATTTTCAATATGTTTGATAATTCCCTAAGGCATGGTGTTAATGTTACCTCTGTGAAATTTTCATTTATAGAGAATGAAGACAACGGTGTTTTGGTCTATGAAGATAACGGACAGGGCGTTTTGGATGATAAAAAATCAATGATATTTGAAAAGGGTTTTGGATCAAATACCGGCCTTGGCCTTTACCTAAGCAAGGAGATTCTCGGGATAACTGATATATCAATAACTGAAAACGGCGTTTATGGAAAAGGTGTACGTTTTGAAATAATTATTCCTTCTAAATACTGGAGGATGAAAAATCAGGAACATTGA